ATCTCGCTGTCGCCGCACAGCACCCAGACCCGGTAGGGCACATGGTCCAGCCGCTTGCCGCTCATCGCGGTGCCCACGCCGTACGGCAGGCCCTGACCGAGCGATCCGGTGGCCACGTCCACCCACGGCAGCCGGGGGGTGGGGTGGCCCTCCAGCCTGCTGCCGCGCTTGCGGAAGGTGATGAACTCCTCGTCGCGGAGGGCCCCGGCCGCCTTGTACACCGAGTAGAGGAGCGGGGAGGCATGGCCCTTGGAGAAGATCAGGTGGTCATTGCCCGGGTGGTCGGGCTGCTCGAAGTCATAGCGCAGATGGTTTCCCATCAGGACGGCCATCAGGTCCGCCGCCGACATCGACGACGTGGGATGGCCGGACCCGGCGGCCGCGGCGGCACGCACCGAGTCCACGCGGAGCTGCTGCCCGAGCTCGCTGAGTTGTTCGTGTCGCATTGTTCTCCTTCCAGGTTTCACCGGCGGTCGGCCGCCGCCCGGGCGGTCCGCGCGACTTCGGGCGACTCGGTGTCCAGCGGCACCGCCCAGGGCGGGACCACCCCGAGCTGTACCCCCTGGCGTGGCAGCGCCGCGTCGAGCAGCCAGTCGGCGGCGACCCGGACCCGGTTCCCCGGCATCGCCATCAGGTGGTAGCCGCGGGTGACCGCGTTGGCGATCGGGCCGGACAGCGGGATGTGCAGCGGGTCCGCGGCGGCCTGCACCCCGCCGAGGTCGACGGTGAACCCGAGGTCGTGGTGTTTGTACGGCTTGGCGGTGCCGCGCCCGAGGGAGGCCAGCACATTGTGGCCCGCGACCTTGCCCTGCCGGTGGGCGTGTTGCGCGGTCATCGGGGTGAACTGGCCAGGCCGGGTCAGATCGGGCACCGCGGCGGCGTCTCCGCAGGCCAGCACGTCGGGATAGCCGGGTACGGCCAGATACTGGTCGACCCTGAGCCGGCCGCGTTCGGTCGGCAGCCCGAGCTGCTCCACCAGCGGGTCGGGGCGCACCCCGACACACCAGATCAGCGATCGGGTGTCGACGACCTCGCCGTCGTCCAGCAGCACGCCCTCCGAGGTGGCCTCCTTGACCGTGGTGCCGGTGCGCACCTCCACACCCCGTTTGCGCAGCACCCGGTCGGCCGTGCGGGACAGCTTCTTGTCCAGCTCGGGAAGGACCCGGGGGGCGATGTCGAGCAGCATCCAGCGGGGTCGCGGCGCGTCGCGCAGCGAGATGTTCTTCCGCGCGAGCGAGTCGGTGAAGAGCACCCCGTGGGCGGCCACCTCGGTGCCGGTGTATCCGGCGCCGACCACCACGAAGGTGCGGCGGGCCGCCCGCTCCCGGGGGTCGTCGGCGGTGCCCGACATCTCCATCTGGCGGATGATGTGGTCGCGCAGGTAGAGCGCCTCGGGCATACCGCGGAAGCCGTGGGCGTGCTCGGCCACACCGGGGATCGGCAGCAGTTTGCTGACACTGCCCACGGAGAGGACGAGCCGGTCGTAGTCCATCTCGCCGGACCGTCCGTCCGGGTCTCGCCAGGAGATCTTGCGGGCGTCCAGGTCGACGCCGTGGACCTCGCCCAGCACCAGCCGGACCTGCGGCAGGGTGCCGGTGAGGGAGACCGAGACACGCCGGGGTTCCAGGATCCCGGCCGCCACTTCGGGCAGCAGGGGCAGATACAGGAAGTAGTCGTTGGGATTGATCAGGACGATCTCCGCCGCGCCCCGCAGGGTGCGGGACAGCGTACGGGCGGCCTGATAACCGGCGAATCCGGCACCGACGATCACTATGCGTATTGGGCTCACACGAATCTCCCGGGCATACGGGGCCAGGGAGCTCCAAGTGCCCGTGAGAGCCCGGACCAAACGTGGCGCCCGGCCGGCCCCGCCCCCGGGGCCGTGTTCCGGGGGCGGTACCCCCGGCCGCGGTCCCGGGGCGGGGGGCGGGGGACGTCAGGGACGCGTGGACGTCAGGGACGCCTGGACGCCGGAGGTGTGCGTACGTCAGCGGCGCCGGCGGGCCGTCTGCGCGTCGATCCGCTCGTCCCAGTCGATGCGGTAGCCGGTCAGCCAGTCCGAGGAGCCGTTGCCCGCCCGGTCCAGCTTGCGCGGCATGGTGACATCGCGCAGGGCGCGTGCCACGGGCCCCGGCGCCGTGCGGCGGGCCATGCCCGCGCTGGCCGCGGCGACCTTCTCGACCCGCTCCCGGCGCAGCGCCTCGTACGCGGCGAAGGCCGACTGGGGCGTGCGCAGATCGCGCAGGCATTTGGCGAGTACGACGCCGTCCTCGATGGCCATCGAGGCGCCCTGTGCGGCGTTGGGCGCGCAGGCGTGCGCGGCGTCGCCGACGATGACCATGGCCTCCTCGGACCAGGTGGGGGTGGAGACGATGTCGTAGGCGGCGGTGGCCACGATGGTGTCGCCGGTGGCCCGGACCAGGTCGGCGGCGGGGGTGTTGTCCTCGGCGAAGAGCGTCAGCAGCCGCTCCCGCCACTGCTCGGAGGTGACGGCGGCGAGCTCGGCCTTGGACATCTCCTCGGCCGGGGCGTTGCAGAACCACCAGACCTCGCCGTCCGGGGCGGTGGTGCAGCCGAAGAACGCCTGCTTGCCGAAGATCATCGTGTAGGCGTCGGGGTCCGGGGGCGAGTCGGCGTCGCGGGTGTAGCCGCAGACGGTGTGCTGTCCGGTGTAGCGGGGCCGGGGCGCGGCCGCGTCGATGAGCCTGCGGACGAGCGAGTGGATGCCGTCGGCGCCGATCAGCATGTCGCCCACGGCGCGGCCGCCGTCGGCGAAGGAGCCGACGATCCGGCCGTCGGGGCTGGTGTGGGCGGCGAGCAGCCGCTTGCCGCCCTCGACACGCACTCCGCGGCGCACCGCCTCCTCGCGCAGCACCCGGGCGAGGGTGGCGCGCTTGAGTGTCACGGAGCCGAGGCCACCGTCCTGCGATCCGGACATGGGGCGGTTGCCGAGCCGCTTGCCGGTATTGCTGATGAAGTCGACGCGGCCGGCCGGGAAGGAGTTCTTCAGCACGGGTTCATGGGCGTCGACGGTGCGCAGGGCCTCCAGGCCGTTGGCGGCGACGACGAGGAACGCACCGGCGTCGACGGCGTCCGTGGGGTACGTCTCGTAGACGACCGCGTCGATACCGGCTTTCCGCAGGGCCATCGCGGTCACCGTGCCGGCGATGCCGCCACCGATGATCAGGGCTGTGGTCATGGTGCTCCGTGACGTGGCGTGGGGTGTCGTGTCGTGGGATTGCGACAGCACCATATGGCGGTCCGGAGCTCCCCGGGTCAAGAGCGGCACGTCAACTAACGGGCGCCGGGCGGCATTTGGGACAGAACCCGGCAGGTACGCCACGTGAGCAGCTACGCGAGCAGCTACTTGAGCAGCCGGGACAGCCGCCGGTCGGCGAGCGGCTTGCCGCCGGTCTGGCAGGTGGGGCAGTACTGGAGCGAGGAGTCGCGGAAGGACACCTCGCGGACGGTGTCCCCGCACACCGGGCACGGCTGCCCGGCGCGGCCGTGCACCCGCATGCCGCCGCGCTTCTCCCCCTTGAGGTCGGTGGCGGCCAGGCCGCGGGAGCGCTCGACGGCGGAGCGCAGCGTGGCGCCCATCGCCTCGTACACCCCGGCGATCTCCGCTTCGGTGAGGTCCGAGGCGAGCCGGTAGGGCGACATCCGGGCGGCGTGCAGGATCTCGTCGGAGTAGGCGTTGCCGATCCCGGCGATGACGCTCTGGTCGCGCAGCACGCCCTTGATCCGGTGGCGTACGCCGCGCAGCAGCCCGGCGAACGCCTCCAGGGTGAAGGAGTCGTCCAGCGGGTCCGGACCCAGCCGGGCGATCCCGGGGACCTCCCGCGGGTCGCGGACCACGTACACCGCGAGCCCCTTGCGCGTACCGGCCTCGGTGAGGTCGAAGCCGGAGCGCTCGGGACCGGCCAGGAGCAGCCGCAGCGCGAGTGGTCCCTTGCCGGGCCGGGGCGGGGCCTCGGGGAGTCCGTCCCGCCAGCGCAGCCAGCCCGCCTTGGCGAGGTGGACCACCAGATGGGGGCCGTCGGTCGCCAGGTCGAGGAACTTGCCGTGGCGGGACGCCGCCGTGACGGTCCGGCCCTCGAGCGCGCTCAGCGGCGGGTCGTAGGTCTTCAGGACGCTCACCGCCACGGGGAGCACACGGGCGATCTCCCGGCCGACGGCGCGCTCGGCCAGGATCGCGCTGAGGGCCTCCACCTCGGGCAGCTCCGGCATGCCACCAGTGTGCCGCAGGCCGGAGCGGAACCATCCGCGGCGGCCCGGGTGACCGATTCCCCCCGGTGCACCGCTCCGGGCTGCGGCCCCGCGCACCCTCGCTTAGCGTCTCATGTGTTCCCCATCGTCCCTGCCTGCCCCGTACGGAGCGTTCCCCATGGTCAACACCGGACAGCAGTCCGTATGCGGCGAGGCGGTACGGCACGAGGTGGCGGGCGGGACGGGAGGCGTGGCGTACGAGGGCTATGAGGCGTACGAGGGCGGCAGCCCCGAGGCCGAGCGGCTGCGCTTCCAGAAGCTGACGCACGAGCTGATGCGGATGCAGCGGTACTCCGACGGCACCGACGGCTCGGGTGCCCCGCGGCCGCTGCGCGCCTTCCGCGGCGAGGCGGCGCTGGGCGTGGAGAACGCCCGGCTGCGGTTCCGCGACGACCTTCCGCCGGAGCTGTGTGTGGGATACGCCCGGCCGGGCGCCGAGTACCCGGCCGTGGTGCGGCTGTCCAGCGCGAGCGGCTCCGAGGGGTACGGCGCCACGCCCGATCTGCGCCGGCTGGCGGTACGGGTCCAGGCCGGTCCTGAGGGGACCCACGATCTGCTGGCCACCAGCTTCCCGGTGTCCCACGCCGCCGACGCGCATGAGTTCATCGCCTTCGCCAAGGCCACGGCGGGCGCGGGGAGCACCGTGGAGAAGGCGTTCGGGCTCTTCGTCCGGCTGCCGCTGGCGGTCGGCTGGGCCACCGCCGACCGGATGCGCCGCAATATGCGGATCGCCACCCGCCACACGGTGGGCTCGCTGGCCCGCGAGACCTTCTGGAGCCGGGGCGCGATCCTGTGGGGCCCGGCCGGTCCGGTGCGCTACCAGCTGCGTCCGGCGCCCGGCGGCACCCCCGCGCCCCCGCCCGACGGCGGCGACCCCGACTATCTCCACCGTGAGCTGGCGATGCGGCTGTCCACCGGTGACATCGCCTTCGAGCTGTGTGTGCAGCGCTATCTGGACGACCGCCGCACCCCGGTCGAGGACGGTTCGGTGGAGTGGCGGGAGAGCGACGCGCCGGTGGTCCCGGTCGCGGTGCTCACCGTGCCGCGCCAGGACCTGGACGGCGCCCGGGCCCGGTCCGTGGCCCGCCGGGTCGAGCAGCTGGCGTTCAACCCCTGGCACACCACCGAGGAGTTCCGTCCGCTCGGCAACCTCAACCGGGCCCGTAAGGCCGCGTACGAGGCCGCCGCGGCGCACCGGCTCGGGCTGCGCTTCCCCGCCGCCGAGCAGCGGTCCACCGCGCCGCTGCCCGTCCCGGTGCGCGCCGCCCTCGACCTGCCGGTGCGGGCGGCCTTCGACCTGGTCGACCGCTGGGTGCCCTGGCATCGGCTGCCGGCCCCGCTGGGGCTGCTCAACCCGGCCGGGCTGGGCCGGGCGCTGCGCCGGTCCGGCCTCGTCGAGGGGGACGACACACCCGACTCCGCGAACCGGTTCAGTCCTGCCGGAAGCGGTTGATGGCCGGGAGATGGCGCTCGCGCAGCTCCGGGTCGCGCACCCCCAGCCCCTCCTCCGGGGCCAGGCACAGCACGCCGACCTTCCCGGAGTGGCGGTTGCGGTGGACGTCCTGGGTGGCCGTGCCGACCGCCTCGAGCGGATAGACCTTGGAGAGCGTGGGGTGCACCATCCCCTTCTCGATCAGCCGGTTGGCCGCCCATGCCTCCCGGTAGTTGGCGAAGTGGGTGCCGATGATGCGCTTGAGCGCCATCCACAGATAGCGGTTGTCGTACTCGTGGCGGTAGCCGGACGTCGAGGCGCAGGTGACGATCGTGCCGCCGCGCCGCGCCACGAACACACTGGCGCCGAAGGTCTCCCGGCCGGGGTGCTCCACGACGATGTCCGGGTCGTCGCCGCCGGTGAGTTCGCGGATCCGGGACCCGAAGCGCTTCCACTCCTTGGGGTCGGGCGTGGTCGCGTCCTTCCAGAACCGATAGCCCTCCTCGGCCCGGTCGATGACCAGCTCGGCCCCCATGGAGCGGACCAGTTCGGCCTTGCGCCGCCCGGAGACCACGCACACCGGGAGCGCCCCGCCGTTGACGGCCAGCTGGGTCGCGTACGAGCCGAGACCGCCGGCCGCGCCCCAGATGAGGGTCACATCGCCCTGTTTCATCTGGGCGCCGTTGCGGGAGACGAGCTGCCGGTACGCGGTGGAGTTGACCAGGCCGGAGGACGCGGCCTCCTCCCAGGTGAGGTGGGCGGGCATCGGCATCAGCTGGTTGGCCTTGACCAGCGAGAGCTCCGCGAGCCCGCCGTAGTTGGTCTCGAAGCCCCAGATGCGCTGCTCGGGGTCGAGCATGGAGTCGTCATGGCCGTCCGGTGAGCGCAGTTCGATGGACAGGCAGTGGGCCACCACCCGGTCGCCCGGCTTCCAGTGGCGCACCCCGGGACCGGTGCGCAGCACCACACCGGCCAGGTCGGAGCCGAGCACGTGGTAGGGCCGGTCGTGGCGGGCCGCTCCGGGGTCGTCGGTGCGCGCGTAGCGCTCCAGGAAGCCGAAGGTCGGCAGCGGCTCGAAGATGGCGCTCCAGACGGTGTTGTAGTTGATCGCGCTGGCCATGACCGCGATCACCGCCTCGCCCGGGCCCGGTTCCGGGGTGGGCACCTCGCGGATGTGGAGCGACTTCTGGGGGTCCTTGTCCTTGGTGGCCATGCCCTCGAACATCTCGGCTTCCTCTTTGAGGATCACCGCGCCCCGATAGGACTCGGGTAGGTTCAAGGCGGCGAAGTCCGCGGCCACCGCATCCTCTGCCAGCACGGCGCTGATGATGTCCTGCATGACATGTCCTCCGATGTACCGCTCCGGGCACCCTGTGTCCCGGAGGCTATGGCAGCGGCCACGATCCGAATAACCCCTAGCTCCGTCCAGGTCGCGCCCCCTAGGCGCCCCCCTATACGGCCAGGGAGTGCAGACAGGCGATGAGCGTGCGCGCCTCGACGTTGACGTAATGGCTGTGGCGGATCAGGTCGAGCAGCTGACGCACCGCCATCCAGCGGTAGTGCGGCGGCTCCTCGGGGACGGCGCTCAGCTCCGTCTCCACGACCAGATAGCGGTTGAAGGCGTGGAAGAAGCGGCCGCCCTCCTCGGAGAGCACGGTGTCGAACCGCACCCGGTCGGCCGGTGCCTCCACCACCTCCTCGAGGAACGGCGGCGTGGCTCCCTCGGGCAGATGGGTGTAGTTGCGCGGGGTGCACTGCACGGTGGGGGCCAGTTCCACCACGTCCGTGTAGCCGGGTTCGGCGCGGGCCTGCACCAGCACATGCGGCACCTTGTCGGCGTAGGCCAGCAGGAAGGCGGCCACGCCCGGTCCATGGGGCTCGATCATGGGCTGGGTCCAGCCGCCCACCTCGCGGCCGCCCGCCGTCACGTCCACGGCCATCACGCTGAAGAAGCGCCCGCTCTCATGGGAGATGCGGTGGGCGTTGCGGTGCCAGCCGGTGGTCTCCCGCAGCGGTATCCGCTCGGTGAACACCTCGCGCTCGGTGCGCAGTCCGGTGATCCAGCTGAGGATGTCGGCGTCGCGGTGGAGGACGTGCCGCCCCGGCCGTTCCGGCTCCGCGGCCCCGGGTGATCCGGCGGCCGGGAAGGTCTCCTCCGGGTCCAGCGGGGAGTGCGGCAGACAGGCCAGGACGCTGCGCGCGTCCATGTTCACCAGGTCCTCCACGGCCAGCAGATGGTGCAGCTGGCCCAGCGTCAGCCAGCGGAAGCCGTCGCGCACCTCGACGTCCGTCTCCGGCGCCACCTCGACCAGCATGTTGCGGTTGCGCTTGCGGAAGAACCAGCTGCCCTGCTCCGACTGGCGGACGTCGGCGAGCACCCGGTGCCGTTCCGTCCGCTGGAAGTACTCCAGATACGGCACCGCCCGGCCCTTGTGCACCCGGGTGTAGTTGCTGCGGGTAGCCTGGACGGTGGGCGACAGCTGGAGTCCGCCGTGGTTGCCGGGCTCCATCTTGGCCTGCATCAGGAAGTGCGGTACGCCGTCGAAGTCCTTGACCAGGATGCCCAGGATGCCGATCTCCGGCTGGTGGAGGATCGGCTGGCTCCACTCCTCCACGGGCGCCCCGGGCATCCGCACCCGGATGCCCTCGACGGTGAAGAACCGGCCGGTCTCGTGGACCAGGTTGTGGGTGTCCGGCGCGAAGTCCCAGCCGCGCATCGCCTCGAACGGGATGATCTCGATCCGGGACTCGTCGGCGTCGACGCGCTCGCGGAACCAGCGCTGGAAGTCGGCGAGGAGGGTCACCGAGCTGTCGACGGTGGCGGCGGAGCGGATCAGCCGCTCCTGGAGCGTGCTCACCACGCCCACGCCTCAGGCCCGGGGCCGCCGTTGCCGATCGGCGGGAACAGCCGGTCCAGTTCGGCCAGCGCCTCGTCGGACAGCGTCAGCTCCATGGCCTTGAAGGCCCCGGTCAGCTGGTCCAGGCTGCGCGGCCCGATGACCGGCGCGGTGATGCCGGGGCGTCCCATCACCCAGGCAAGACCCACCTCGGCCGGGTCGGCGCCGAGGCCGTCGCACAGCTTCTCGTACGCGGCGACGGCGTCCCGGTGGACCTCGAGCGCCTGGGCGGCCCGGCCCTGGGCGGTCTTCATCGCGGTGCCCTCGGCCAGCTTGCGCAGCGCCCCGCTGAGCAGCCCGCCGTGCAGCGGCGACCAGGCGAGCACCCCGACCCCGTACCGCTGGGCGGCGGGGATCAGCTCCAGTTCGATATGGCGGGTGACGAGGTTGTACACGCTCTGCTCGGAGACGATGCCGAGGAAGTGGCGGCGGGCCGCGGCCTCCTGGGCCTCGGCGATGTGCCAGCCGGCGAAGTTGGACGAGCCGACGTAGCGCACCTTGCCCTGCCGGGTCAGCGTCTCCATCGCCTGCCACACCTCGTCCCAGGGGGCGTGGCGGTCGATGTGGTGCATCTGGAACAGGTCGATCCAGTCGGTGCCCATCCGGCGCAGCGAGTCCTCGCAGGAGGCGATGATGTGCCGGGCGGACAGCCCCGAGTCATTGGGCCAGTCGGTCATCGGGTTGAAGACCTTGGTGCCCAGCACGACCTTCTCGCGCCGGCCGCCTCCTCCCGCGAACCAGCCGCCGAGGAACTCCTCGGTGTAGCCCTTGTGCTTCTGCCAGCCGTACTGGTTGGCGGTGTCGATGAAGTTGACCCCGTGGTCCAGGGCGGTGTCCAGGATCGCGTGGCTCTCCTCGTCGCTCGCCCTGACCCCGAGGTTCAGGGTGCCCAGGCACAGTCGGCTCACCTTGAGGGCGGTGCGGCCGAGATAGGTGTACTGCATCAGTGTCCTTCGGTACGGGCCGCCGCGGCAGCCGGTCGGCTGGAGGTGGCGGAGGCGGCCCACAGGTCGTGGAGGGATTCCTTGAGGGCGACCTTCGGGGACCAGCCCATGAGCCGCCGGGCGAGACGGATGTCGGCCTGGGTCCAGCTGCCGCCCTTGCTGTGCACGGCGCCGCTCTCCTCGCGCACCAGACGGTCGGGCACCTGGGAGGCGGCGATCAGCAGCCCGGCCAGTTCGCGCATGCTGAAGGCGTCGCCCTGCCCGACGTTGAGCACCCGGCCGGTCACCGGGCTGCTCGCGGCCAGTACCACGGCCTCGGCGACATCCCGGACGTCGATGAAGTCGCGCCGGTCGTCGACGAGGGTGACGGTGAGCGGTGTCTCCTCGGTGGTGTGGCGCAGCCGGTGGGCGAGGCCGCCGAGGAAGCTGCCCCGTGGGGTGCCCGGCCCGCAGACGTTGGTGACGCGCAGCACGCAGCCGTCGATACGGCCCGCGTCCGCGGCGCCCAGGACGATCCGGCTGCCGACGAGCTTGGTGCGGGCGTAGGGGGTGCGGGGGGCGGTGGGGTGGTCCTCGGCGATGGCCGTGCCGTCGGGGACGGGGCCGTACTCGTGCACCGAGCCGAGATGGACCAGGCGCGGCCGCCTGGGGAGGGCAGCCACGGCGTCCACCAGCCGGTCCACGAGCGGGATGTGCGAGGCCGTCATGCTCGCCTCGTCGCCCTCCCAGCTGTCGCCCGCGGCGTTGACGACGAGATCGGCGGACTGTGCGGCCCGGACGATGTCCTCGCTCGGCGCGGATACCGCGTCAAGCGCCAGAAATCCGACTCCGGAAATGGGTTCGGCGGGTTTTCTCGCTATTGCCAGGACTTCATATCCGCGCTTGGTGAGAGCTCTACAGATATGTCGCCCGATGAATCCGGTGCCGCCGATGACAACGGCCTGCCGATCTCGGATGTGGCCCATATCGCCACCGTATTGGCGCCGCTTCGAGCGGAACAACCCCTACCCTCGTCCACCCCTATCGGGCACCCCTATTACGGCCCCGACCTGCGATGTCATTCGAATAGATGTCGTTTATGGGCCTCGCTGACCGCTGCCGCGCGATCCTTCACCCCGAGTTTCTCGTAGACATGCAGAAGATGCGTCTTGACGGTCGCCTGGCTGATGAACAATGCGGCCGCGGCCTGCCGATTCGTGGCCCCGTCCGCGATAAGCCTGAGCACTTGGAGTTCACGCTCGCTCAGCGGGCCCTGAGTGGGTTTGCGTACCTGGCCGAGAACGCGTCCGGTGACCGCGGGCGAGAGGACGGACTGGCCCGAGGAGGCGGATCGCACGGCGCGGGTCAGCTCCTCGCGCGGGGTGTCCTTGAGGAGGTAGCCGGTCGCCCCGGCGGCCAGGGCGCCCATGACGTCGCTGTCGGTGTCATAGGTGGTCAGCACCAGGATCCGGGCCTCCGGATCGCCGCGCAGCAGCCGTTTGATGGCCTCCACGCCACCCATCCGGGGCATGCGCAGGTCCATCAGGACCACGTCGGCCGGCTGCCGTTCGTACAGTTCGACGGCCTCGGCTCCGTCACCGGCCTCGCCGGTCACCGTGAAGTCGGGGTCCCGCTCCAGCACCCCGCGCAGCCCGTCGCGGACCACCGGGTGGTCGTCGACGATCAGGATACGGATGGGGCTGGGGCCGGGGGTGTCGCCGCCATGGGTGTTTCCGCTCATGCACCGGCTTCCTGGGGGATCACGGGGACGGCCGCGCTGATGGCGGTGCCCTCGCCACGGGAGCTTTCGATGTCCAACGTACCGGCCACCCGGCCCAGTCGGCGCCGCATCGCCACCAGCCCGAGGCCATGGCCGCCGGAGGTCCCGGCCTCGGCCTCCGCGGCCGCGGAGTCGAATCCGACGCCGTCGTCGAGCACGTCGAGGACCACCACGTCCTCCATGTACGACAGGGTGACGCCCACCTTGGACGCCCGGGCGTGCTTGGCGATGTTGGCGAGGGCCTCCTGCGCCACCCGGTAGAGCGTGGCCTCCAGTTCGGCGTGGAGCGGGATGGCGGTCCCGTTCGTCGCGAACGCCACCTTCGGCTCCCGCTCCGGTGACCACCCCTCGACCAGCGACTCCAGGGCGTCCGGCAGGGTCCGGGACTCCAGTTGCTCGGGGCGGAGCGCCTGGACCGAGCGGCGCGCCTCGGCGAGGCTGTCCCGGGCCAGGTCCTTGGCGGCGACGAGATGGCGGCGCCACACCTGGCGGTCGCCCTCGGCGTGTTCGGCGGCCTCCAGCTGCCGGATGATGCCGGCCAGCCCCTGGGCGAGG
This genomic interval from Streptomyces asiaticus contains the following:
- a CDS encoding NAD(P)/FAD-dependent oxidoreductase: MSPIRIVIVGAGFAGYQAARTLSRTLRGAAEIVLINPNDYFLYLPLLPEVAAGILEPRRVSVSLTGTLPQVRLVLGEVHGVDLDARKISWRDPDGRSGEMDYDRLVLSVGSVSKLLPIPGVAEHAHGFRGMPEALYLRDHIIRQMEMSGTADDPRERAARRTFVVVGAGYTGTEVAAHGVLFTDSLARKNISLRDAPRPRWMLLDIAPRVLPELDKKLSRTADRVLRKRGVEVRTGTTVKEATSEGVLLDDGEVVDTRSLIWCVGVRPDPLVEQLGLPTERGRLRVDQYLAVPGYPDVLACGDAAAVPDLTRPGQFTPMTAQHAHRQGKVAGHNVLASLGRGTAKPYKHHDLGFTVDLGGVQAAADPLHIPLSGPIANAVTRGYHLMAMPGNRVRVAADWLLDAALPRQGVQLGVVPPWAVPLDTESPEVARTARAAADRR
- a CDS encoding FAD-dependent monooxygenase — its product is MTTALIIGGGIAGTVTAMALRKAGIDAVVYETYPTDAVDAGAFLVVAANGLEALRTVDAHEPVLKNSFPAGRVDFISNTGKRLGNRPMSGSQDGGLGSVTLKRATLARVLREEAVRRGVRVEGGKRLLAAHTSPDGRIVGSFADGGRAVGDMLIGADGIHSLVRRLIDAAAPRPRYTGQHTVCGYTRDADSPPDPDAYTMIFGKQAFFGCTTAPDGEVWWFCNAPAEEMSKAELAAVTSEQWRERLLTLFAEDNTPAADLVRATGDTIVATAAYDIVSTPTWSEEAMVIVGDAAHACAPNAAQGASMAIEDGVVLAKCLRDLRTPQSAFAAYEALRRERVEKVAAASAGMARRTAPGPVARALRDVTMPRKLDRAGNGSSDWLTGYRIDWDERIDAQTARRRR
- a CDS encoding Fpg/Nei family DNA glycosylase, with translation MPELPEVEALSAILAERAVGREIARVLPVAVSVLKTYDPPLSALEGRTVTAASRHGKFLDLATDGPHLVVHLAKAGWLRWRDGLPEAPPRPGKGPLALRLLLAGPERSGFDLTEAGTRKGLAVYVVRDPREVPGIARLGPDPLDDSFTLEAFAGLLRGVRHRIKGVLRDQSVIAGIGNAYSDEILHAARMSPYRLASDLTEAEIAGVYEAMGATLRSAVERSRGLAATDLKGEKRGGMRVHGRAGQPCPVCGDTVREVSFRDSSLQYCPTCQTGGKPLADRRLSRLLK
- the ccrA gene encoding crotonyl-CoA carboxylase/reductase, with translation MQDIISAVLAEDAVAADFAALNLPESYRGAVILKEEAEMFEGMATKDKDPQKSLHIREVPTPEPGPGEAVIAVMASAINYNTVWSAIFEPLPTFGFLERYARTDDPGAARHDRPYHVLGSDLAGVVLRTGPGVRHWKPGDRVVAHCLSIELRSPDGHDDSMLDPEQRIWGFETNYGGLAELSLVKANQLMPMPAHLTWEEAASSGLVNSTAYRQLVSRNGAQMKQGDVTLIWGAAGGLGSYATQLAVNGGALPVCVVSGRRKAELVRSMGAELVIDRAEEGYRFWKDATTPDPKEWKRFGSRIRELTGGDDPDIVVEHPGRETFGASVFVARRGGTIVTCASTSGYRHEYDNRYLWMALKRIIGTHFANYREAWAANRLIEKGMVHPTLSKVYPLEAVGTATQDVHRNRHSGKVGVLCLAPEEGLGVRDPELRERHLPAINRFRQD
- a CDS encoding NDP-hexose 2,3-dehydratase family protein, with amino-acid sequence MVSTLQERLIRSAATVDSSVTLLADFQRWFRERVDADESRIEIIPFEAMRGWDFAPDTHNLVHETGRFFTVEGIRVRMPGAPVEEWSQPILHQPEIGILGILVKDFDGVPHFLMQAKMEPGNHGGLQLSPTVQATRSNYTRVHKGRAVPYLEYFQRTERHRVLADVRQSEQGSWFFRKRNRNMLVEVAPETDVEVRDGFRWLTLGQLHHLLAVEDLVNMDARSVLACLPHSPLDPEETFPAAGSPGAAEPERPGRHVLHRDADILSWITGLRTEREVFTERIPLRETTGWHRNAHRISHESGRFFSVMAVDVTAGGREVGGWTQPMIEPHGPGVAAFLLAYADKVPHVLVQARAEPGYTDVVELAPTVQCTPRNYTHLPEGATPPFLEEVVEAPADRVRFDTVLSEEGGRFFHAFNRYLVVETELSAVPEEPPHYRWMAVRQLLDLIRHSHYVNVEARTLIACLHSLAV
- a CDS encoding aldo/keto reductase: MQYTYLGRTALKVSRLCLGTLNLGVRASDEESHAILDTALDHGVNFIDTANQYGWQKHKGYTEEFLGGWFAGGGGRREKVVLGTKVFNPMTDWPNDSGLSARHIIASCEDSLRRMGTDWIDLFQMHHIDRHAPWDEVWQAMETLTRQGKVRYVGSSNFAGWHIAEAQEAAARRHFLGIVSEQSVYNLVTRHIELELIPAAQRYGVGVLAWSPLHGGLLSGALRKLAEGTAMKTAQGRAAQALEVHRDAVAAYEKLCDGLGADPAEVGLAWVMGRPGITAPVIGPRSLDQLTGAFKAMELTLSDEALAELDRLFPPIGNGGPGPEAWAW
- a CDS encoding NAD-dependent epimerase/dehydratase family protein; this translates as MGHIRDRQAVVIGGTGFIGRHICRALTKRGYEVLAIARKPAEPISGVGFLALDAVSAPSEDIVRAAQSADLVVNAAGDSWEGDEASMTASHIPLVDRLVDAVAALPRRPRLVHLGSVHEYGPVPDGTAIAEDHPTAPRTPYARTKLVGSRIVLGAADAGRIDGCVLRVTNVCGPGTPRGSFLGGLAHRLRHTTEETPLTVTLVDDRRDFIDVRDVAEAVVLAASSPVTGRVLNVGQGDAFSMRELAGLLIAASQVPDRLVREESGAVHSKGGSWTQADIRLARRLMGWSPKVALKESLHDLWAASATSSRPAAAAARTEGH
- a CDS encoding response regulator; the protein is MSGNTHGGDTPGPSPIRILIVDDHPVVRDGLRGVLERDPDFTVTGEAGDGAEAVELYERQPADVVLMDLRMPRMGGVEAIKRLLRGDPEARILVLTTYDTDSDVMGALAAGATGYLLKDTPREELTRAVRSASSGQSVLSPAVTGRVLGQVRKPTQGPLSERELQVLRLIADGATNRQAAAALFISQATVKTHLLHVYEKLGVKDRAAAVSEAHKRHLFE